In a genomic window of Candidatus Methylomirabilota bacterium:
- a CDS encoding DUF1989 domain-containing protein — MPEPRVIYEPKPGSPIAVDRRFYDRLASDTAARTLVERFVVPIRSGRAWPVKAGQLFRIVAVEGPQVADFNAWNLENPRERFWAARTKQLHRAHVTTHDRLWSCLPYLRPMLTITNDTIRYGRDADGAGCHDLLGTRCDPYVHKMLNGEDFDLCCHSNLVRAVAPYRLTELDVHDVLNVFQVTGLTADDRYFVKASPARRGDFIEMFAEIDVLCAISTCPHGDLSVQMWGSEAGDPLATCRPLGVEIWQPDPALLAGWQPPRSADYRGDHGLRHG, encoded by the coding sequence ATGCCGGAGCCGCGCGTCATCTACGAACCCAAGCCGGGCTCGCCGATCGCGGTCGATCGCCGGTTCTACGATCGACTGGCGTCGGACACCGCCGCCCGGACGCTCGTCGAGCGGTTCGTGGTGCCGATCCGGTCGGGCCGCGCCTGGCCGGTGAAGGCCGGCCAGCTCTTCCGCATCGTCGCGGTCGAGGGCCCGCAGGTCGCCGATTTCAACGCGTGGAACCTCGAGAACCCGCGCGAGCGGTTCTGGGCCGCGCGCACCAAGCAGCTCCACCGGGCGCACGTCACCACCCACGATCGGCTCTGGTCCTGCCTCCCCTACCTGCGCCCGATGCTGACCATCACCAACGACACCATCCGCTACGGACGCGACGCCGACGGGGCGGGTTGCCACGACTTGCTGGGCACCCGCTGCGACCCGTACGTGCACAAGATGCTGAACGGCGAGGACTTCGACCTCTGCTGCCACTCGAACCTGGTGCGCGCGGTCGCACCCTACCGTCTCACCGAGCTGGACGTTCACGACGTGCTCAACGTCTTCCAGGTGACCGGGCTCACCGCGGACGACCGCTACTTCGTCAAGGCGAGCCCGGCCCGGCGCGGCGACTTCATCGAGATGTTCGCGGAGATCGACGTGCTGTGCGCGATCTCCACCTGCCCGCACGGGGATCTGTCGGTGCAGATGTGGGGCTCGGAGGCGGGCGACCCGCTCGCCACCTGCCGCCCGCTGGGGGTGGAGATCTGGCAGCCGGACCCGGCCCTGCTCGCGGGCTGGCAGCCGCCTCGCTCGGCGGACTATCGCGGAGACCACGGCCTCCGTCACGGCTAG